A region of the Myxococcus stipitatus DSM 14675 genome:
GCACGGACATCTACGCGGTGGGCGTGCTGGGGTACTTCCTGCTCACCGGCCGCGTGCCCTTCATGGGCCGCTCCGCGGCGGAGGTGCTCATCGGTCACCTCCAGAAGCCCGTGGTGCCGCCGCATGAGGTGCTGCCCGGCGTGCCCGCGGCGCTGTCCCGCGTGCTCCTGCGCGCGCTCGCCAAGCGCCCCGCGGACCGCTTCGCCCAGGCGTCGGACCTGCGCGCGGCGCTGGCCACAGCGCTGGAGCCGGAGCCGGAGCCCGTGGCCTCGCCGCCGCCGGGCTTCACCGCGCGCGTCCGGGTGGCGGGCGCGCCGCACTCGCACGAGCTGCGCTGTGAGTGGGTGGGCCGCGCGGGGCTCTTCCTCCACGCGAACACGCTGCCGCCGCCGCTGCTCTCCGACGTGGGCCTCCTCTTGCGGCTGCCGGGCGGAGAGCTGGCCTGCACCGGGCAGGTGGTGCGCCACGTGACGGAGGAGCAGGCGAAGGCGTGGCGCATGTCGCCGGGCTTCGGGGTGCAGCTGCGCGACAACTCGCCGGCCTTCCATGACGCGCTGGCGCGGCTGAAGTCGGGTGCGCGGCTGGAGCCGCCCACGCCGCCGCCGTCCTCCCTGCGCGAGGACGCCGTGGCGGAGCGCGTGCTGCTGGGCTTCCGGGCCCGGCTCGCGGGGGACCACTACGCGGTGCTGGAGGTGCCTCGGGACGCGACGGCGGAGACGCTGCGCGCGGGCGGCCACCGGGCTCGCGCGGCGCTGGAGCCGCTCAAGTCGCGGAGCCTGTCCCAGGGCCAGCGCGCCCAACTGGAGCGGGCGGAGGAGCGGGTGACCTCCGCGCTGCACGTGCTGGGGCAGGTGGAGCGGCGCGCGGAGTACGACGCGGGCCTGGGCAACGTGGAGGGGGTGGAGCGCTGCCTCGCCGCGGGGCTCACCGTCACCGCGCTGGAGAACTGCCGCCGCCGCTTCCTCGCGGAGAACCCCGGGCGGGATGGCCGCGCGGTGGTGCAGCGGCTGTCGGGGGATGCGCTCGCCTCGGTGGGACGGCTCGAGGAGGCGCTCGCCGCCTACGAGCAGGCGGTGCGGATGGACCCGCTGGACCTGGAGGGGCTCAAGCGCTGGCGCTCGCTCCGCGTCCGCATCCGCAACACGCCCCCGCCCCGCTAGTCGGGGGCGGACGGCCAGGCGGGGCGCGACGGATGGTCGTTCCTTGCGTCCCAGGGGTGGCTCCTCGTTAATCCACCCGGACCCCCATGGCCTCCGACTCCGACGACTCGCTTCCTCCCTCAGGCCGCTTCACCCGCTTCCGCAAGCTGGCGGGCCTCTCCATGCAGGTGGGCACGGACGTGCTCAAGAGCGGGGCGAAGCGCCTGACGGGCAGCTCGTCGGAGATGCTCAGCAAGGGGGCCGCGGAGAAGCTGGTCTCCACCCTGGGCGAGCTCAAGGGCGCGGCGATGAAGCTGGGGCAGGTCCTCTCCATGGACCCGGACCTGGTCACCCCCGAGGTGCGGCAGGTGCTGGCGCGGCTGCAGAACCAGGCGCCCTCCATGTCCTATGAGCGCGTGGCCCGCGTGGTGCGCGAGGAGCTGGGCGCGCCCCCGGAGGAGGTCTTCCGCGAGTTCAGCCGCCAGCCCCTGGCCGCCGCGTCGCTGGGCCAGGTCCACGGCGCGGTGCTCCAGGACGGCGGCGGCGCGGCGGTGAAGGTGCAGTACCCCGGCATCGCCGAGTCCCTCTCGCACGACATGGAGAACCTGGGCCTCGTCGTGAAGACGGTGTCCAAGGCGTCGCGGCTGATGGATGGCTCGGCCTACTTCCAGGAGTTCAAGGACGAGCTGCTGCTGGAGCTGGACTACCGCCGGGAGGCGGCGCTGGCGGAGGAGTTCGCGCGCGCGGTGGCCCCGCTGGAGGACCTGTGCGTGCCGGCCATCCGCGCCCCGTGGAGCACCGGGCGCGTGCTGACGATGGAGCTGCTCCCGGGGCTCCCGCTCAAGGACTGGGTGACGACGCAGCCCTCCAACGCGGAGCGCTTCCGCGTGGCGCGCCAGCTCATCCGCGCGACGTACGGGCCCTTCTTCGGCGCGGAGCGGATTCACGCGGACCCGCACCCGGGCAACTTCATGGTGATGCCGGACGGGCGGCTGGGGGTGCTCGACTTCGGCTCCATCAAGCGCTTCAGCCCGCGCTTCGTGGAGGCCAACCGGCGCATGCTCCTGCAGGCCCTGCGCAGGGAGCCCATGGACGTGCTGGGGCTGAGCCTGGAGGCGGGCTTCACGGTGGAGCTGCCGGGCGCGGAGGCCGACGCGCTCATCCGCGAGGTGTTCCACATCGCCGGCAGGCCCATGCGGCAGTCGCCTTACGACTACGCCACCTGCGAAATCCCCCGGGACATGCGCAACCACTTCAGCCGCAACGCGGCGCGCTTCCTCAAGGTGAAGCCCCCACCGGAGGCGGTGATGTTCTTCCGCGCGACGGGCGGCCTGGCGCAGAACCTGCGGCTCATCGGCGCCCACGGGGACTTCCGGGGCGTCTACCTGGAGATGGCGGAGCGCTTCGGCTGAGGGCTCACGGCGCGGAGGAGGCGAGGGTGCCTCGCGCCTTCGCGTGGATGGCGTGGAGCTTCTTGGCCAGGTCCTCGCCCTGGGTGCTCTTGGTGATGTAGCCGTCCGCGCCAGAGTCCTTCGCCAGCTTGCGCAGCGTGGACTCGTCCGACGCGGAGAAGAGCACGAAGAGCGTGCCCGCCGGGGCCTGCCCTCGCGCCAGCGTCAGCACCTTGTCCCCGGTGAGCGCGGGGATGTTCACGTCCAGCAACACCAGGTCCGGCATCGTCGAACGCACCAGGTTCGACACGCCCAACGAGGAGCGGTGGGTCCGCACGTCGAACCCGTACGCCGACAACGAGCGCTCCGCCAACGTGAGTTGCTCCTGGTCGTCGTCCACCACCAGCACGCGGATCTTCATCTCCGACATGACTCCTCCCCCAAAGGGAGCGCGGACTGAGTGCCGCGGCCCACCGGAAGTCGCCACCGGGCCGGGTGGCCTACGAATTATCACCTAGGCACAGGCTTGCTGTCGCCACCTGTTGTCGCGGCAGGGCCCCGCCCAGCGTGAGGCATTGGCCCATAGCGGGCCGTCAGGGTGCTTGTCCACCCGCCCCATCCCCTGGGGGCGGCGTGGGTTCTCAACTTGAACGGTACTCCGTCGGAGGGACCCGGGGGGACAACTTCCCGGGCAGCAGGGGGAAGGTGAGGGTGAAGATGGCGCCCCCTTCCGGGCGGTTGGCGGCGACCAGCGTGCCGCGCGCACGGCTCACCACGTCGTGGGCCATGGACAGGCCCAGGCCCGTGCCGTGGCGCCCCTTGGTGGTGAAGAAGGGCTGGAAGATGGAGCGGAGGTTCTCCTCGGGGATGCCCGTGCCCTCGTCCTCCACGGTGATGACGGCCTGGCCCGACAGGCGCCGGCCTCGCACCCGCACGGTGCCTCCGTGCGGCATGGCGTCGCGCGCGTTGCGCAGCAGGTTGAGGAAGACGCAGCGCAGGTCCGCCGACGAGCTCTCCACCAGCGGCAGCCGGGGCACGTCCACCTCCAGGCTCAGGCTGAGCCCCTCCTTCGCCGCGCGGCTCTCCAGCTCCCCCCGCGCGATCTCCACCGCGTCGTTCACCACCTCCGCCAGCTGCACCGGCTCCATGGGGGACTCCGGCTGCTGCCGCGCGTAGTCCCGGAGGCGCGACAGCCGCGTGCTCGCGTCCGCGACGATGCGCAAGAGCGTGTCCACGTGCGCGGGAGGCTCCGGCATCTTCGCCTTGGCGCTGTTCATCTGGAGCAGCTCCAGGCGCAGCTTCATCGCGACCAGGAGGCTGCTCAGGTCATGTGCGATTCCGGACGCCTGCTCGCTCAACGTGCGCAGGTGCTCGCGCTCCGCCAGCGCGCGGCGCTCCTTCGTGAGGGACTCCTCCGTGAGGGACTCCTCCGTGATGTCCCGCGCCAGCACCAGCACCACCGGCGGCGTCAGGCCGGGGCTCACCCGCCGCACCCGCACCTCCAGGCGCTGATGGCCTCCGGCGTAGGTGTAGCGGGCGGTGTGCTCGTCGTCGTCCTCCAGGTGCTCCAGCGCGCGTGCCTCGGCGGCCACGGCGCTGCGCAGCGTGAGCAGCTCCGGGCCGGCCTCGTGGCCAGTGTCCGCCAGGTGACGCCAGGGCCCCCGTGCCAGCGTCAGCGATTGCCAGCGATGGTTGACCAGCAACACCTCGTCGCCGCGCAGCACCGCGAGCGCGCCCGCAAGGCCCTCCAGCGCCCAGGTATGGCGGGCGGGCTCGCGGGGTTCATGCAGGAAGTCCGGCCCATGTGTCTTCCTCACCTTCTCGAGGATGGCCATGAGCTCATTCTCAGACGAAGAATCGGGTGACATGACTTGAGCAGTAACCCAGGCCGCGAGACGCGGCAAGCGCGGGGCACTCTCGTGAGGACAGGGGGCCCGCAAAGGTGTTGTGTTGTGTGGACCGCGTGTCCTTTCCCCGCGGCATGGAGTCTTGATGTCTGAGCTACGCACGGCGGCCCGGCCTGGATTCATCCCAGCTTTGAACATTTCTTGAACACGGTTTGAACATCACCTGATGAACACGCGAGAACCCATGCCGCTCGTCACGATGAATCGCGAGAGCTTTGATTGCATCTGGAGTGATGATGACGACAGACATTTCCAATGAGCGAATCCGAGTGGCCCTCCTGGAGGACCAGCAGGTCTTCAGGGAGAGTCTGGTGTTGGTCCTGGAGAACGCGGGGATGGATGTGGTGGCGCGCTGCTCGCAGACGCCGCCCTTCCTGGCGCGGGTGCGGGAGCACATGCCGCATGTCGCCGTGCTGGACCTGAGGCTGGTGCCTCCGGACCAGGATGGGACGGAGACGGGGCTGACGGTGCTGCAGTGCCTGCACGACTTCTACCCGTCGGTGAAGGCCCTGGTGTTGTCGAGTCATCACGAGCAGGACGTGGTGGAGCAGTGTCTCCACGCGGGCGCGGCGGGCTACCTGTGGAAACACAACGTGGGCTGCGCGGACGTGGTGGAGGCCGTCACCCGGGTGGCGCGGGGAGAGCGGCTGATGCCCACCGGGCTGTCCTGGGGCCCGTCCGTGCCGGGCTTCCTGCCGCAGGAGGAGGTGCCCCTGGGCGGCGTGGAGCTGGGGCTGCTCACGCCCCGCGAGCGCGAGGTGCTGGGGTACGTGGCGGCGGGCGCGGACAACCTCAAGATCGCCGCGTGCCTGAGCATCACCGAGCGCACGGTGAAGGCGCACATCACCAGCATCTACAAGAAGCTGGGCTCGGAGAACCGCACGCAGCTGGCCGTCCTGGCGTGCCAGCTGGGCGTTCACCGCCCGGCAGGGGTGTGAGACTCCAGGGTCGGCACTTGCAGGCAATGGGAAGGAAACGGCGGGCGTGGCAGGGTGTGAAAGCCCGTGGCGCTCCTCCCCTCCCCCCGCGCCAGGGGCGTGACGTGACAGGACTCCGGCGGGCCAGGGCAGTGTCACGCAGCGCCTGCCCTGGCCCGTTGCTGTCGTGAGCGGCGTCAGGGCTTGACGGCGGTCACCAGCTCGAAGGGCCCACCGCCGAGCACCCGCGTCTGCTCGAAGCCCGCCTCCTGGAGCATCCGCTGGTAGAGCTCCACCTCGCGCAGCCGGCTGACGCACGAGTCCACGCCGATGAGGAAGTACGTCCAGAAGAACTGCGCGGCCAGCCGCTCCCCCGTGCGGAACTCCTCGCAGATGATGACGCGTCCGCCCGACGGCAGCGCCGCCCACGCGGACTTCAGCAGGTGCTGCGCCGTCTGCGCGGACCAGTCGTGCAGCACGCGCACGAACATCAGCACGTCATAGCCGCCGGGCAGCGGCTCCCGCAGGAAGTCCCCAGGCACGAAGCCCAGCCGGGCGGGCCCCAGGTCGAAGCGCTCCCGCGTGCGCTCCACCAGCGGCTGGGTGGCGGGCAGGTTGTAGACGTCCACGCGCGCGGTGGGGTGCTCGCGCGTCAGGTGCGCCGCGAGGCTGCCATCGCCTCCGCCCACGTCGAGTACGCGCATGCCGTCGCGCCACAGGTGCCGGGCGTGCTGCCGCAGCGACTCCAGGATGGGCGGCAGGCCCACGGCCATGCTCGTCTCGAAGCCCTCCAATTGCTCGGGCGTGCGCAAGGGCCAGTCGAAGTCGTCGGGCGAGATGGAGTGCTGGCCGCGCAGCACCTCGGGCAGGCGCCCGTGCAGCTTGCGCCAGGCGAACTTCTCCCGGTCTCTCTCCCGCGACTGAGGCCCGAGGACGGCCTGGGCCGCCTCGCGCAGCCCTGGCACCGCGCTGTAGCGCGCCGACGCGAGCGCGTCCGTGTCCTGCTCGCGCTTCACCAGCCCCAGGCTCTCCAGGCAGTCCAGCAGCTTGTAGAGCCGGCCCGGCACCAGCGAGTGCCTCGCGGACAGCTCCGCGAGCGTGATGGGGGCGGGCCCCTCCAGCGAGTCGAGCAGCCCCAGCTGGAGCGACGCCTCCACCACGTCCACCGCCTTCGCGCCATTGTAGAGCAGGTGCAACAGCGCTCGCGGCGACTCCGTCACGAGTCGCCCCGCGGCGCGGAGGACAGGCCCGCGTGCATGGGGCAGGCGCCGCTCACCATGGGAGGGGCGTAGGCGCTCATGGCGCCCTCCATGCAACCCTCGCGGCTCGCGCCGGGGGCATGGCCGCCCTCGCGCCGCCAGCTGGCCGTGAGCTCCACGCGCGCGTCCCAGAGGCTGCGGAACAGGGGCAGCGTCATGCGCCCCGCCAGCACCTGCGTGGGCAGGCCGTCCAGCGCCTTCACGGAGCGGTCCACGCCGATGGTGCGCCGCACCAACTGGAAGTGCGCGTGCAGCCAGCCCTGGAACGCCTCGTCGACGTCCAGCAGCTGCTCGCACAGGCGCTTCAGGTCATCCGGTCCGCCCCGGTAGATGCCGAGCACCGTCTGGCCGCGCCGCGCGAGCAGTCGCTCGAACGCCAGCGCCAGGCCCTCCGCCGCCTTGCGGAACATGTTGTAACCCGGTGAC
Encoded here:
- a CDS encoding protein kinase domain-containing protein gives rise to the protein MRPHHRNTPAEASTMLYAGTPPPMMLMEPTPVPSPLGTSLVGKQLGHFKLLKELGRGGMGTVMLAEHALIQKRVAIKILHAHLAQDPDLVARFLSEARTLTVVQHENVVALYDLDTRDGCPYLVMEYLEGQSLATFAKGPLAPSLVVDLLSQVCDALGAAHAHGIVHRDLKPANVFLVPGPKGRHRVKLLDFGIAKLLSRPAGLHTTEVGVLLGTPEFMAPEQCGEDVVDARTDIYAVGVLGYFLLTGRVPFMGRSAAEVLIGHLQKPVVPPHEVLPGVPAALSRVLLRALAKRPADRFAQASDLRAALATALEPEPEPVASPPPGFTARVRVAGAPHSHELRCEWVGRAGLFLHANTLPPPLLSDVGLLLRLPGGELACTGQVVRHVTEEQAKAWRMSPGFGVQLRDNSPAFHDALARLKSGARLEPPTPPPSSLREDAVAERVLLGFRARLAGDHYAVLEVPRDATAETLRAGGHRARAALEPLKSRSLSQGQRAQLERAEERVTSALHVLGQVERRAEYDAGLGNVEGVERCLAAGLTVTALENCRRRFLAENPGRDGRAVVQRLSGDALASVGRLEEALAAYEQAVRMDPLDLEGLKRWRSLRVRIRNTPPPR
- a CDS encoding ABC1 kinase family protein yields the protein MASDSDDSLPPSGRFTRFRKLAGLSMQVGTDVLKSGAKRLTGSSSEMLSKGAAEKLVSTLGELKGAAMKLGQVLSMDPDLVTPEVRQVLARLQNQAPSMSYERVARVVREELGAPPEEVFREFSRQPLAAASLGQVHGAVLQDGGGAAVKVQYPGIAESLSHDMENLGLVVKTVSKASRLMDGSAYFQEFKDELLLELDYRREAALAEEFARAVAPLEDLCVPAIRAPWSTGRVLTMELLPGLPLKDWVTTQPSNAERFRVARQLIRATYGPFFGAERIHADPHPGNFMVMPDGRLGVLDFGSIKRFSPRFVEANRRMLLQALRREPMDVLGLSLEAGFTVELPGAEADALIREVFHIAGRPMRQSPYDYATCEIPRDMRNHFSRNAARFLKVKPPPEAVMFFRATGGLAQNLRLIGAHGDFRGVYLEMAERFG
- a CDS encoding response regulator, whose amino-acid sequence is MSEMKIRVLVVDDDQEQLTLAERSLSAYGFDVRTHRSSLGVSNLVRSTMPDLVLLDVNIPALTGDKVLTLARGQAPAGTLFVLFSASDESTLRKLAKDSGADGYITKSTQGEDLAKKLHAIHAKARGTLASSAP
- a CDS encoding sensor histidine kinase — its product is MAILEKVRKTHGPDFLHEPREPARHTWALEGLAGALAVLRGDEVLLVNHRWQSLTLARGPWRHLADTGHEAGPELLTLRSAVAAEARALEHLEDDDEHTARYTYAGGHQRLEVRVRRVSPGLTPPVVLVLARDITEESLTEESLTKERRALAEREHLRTLSEQASGIAHDLSSLLVAMKLRLELLQMNSAKAKMPEPPAHVDTLLRIVADASTRLSRLRDYARQQPESPMEPVQLAEVVNDAVEIARGELESRAAKEGLSLSLEVDVPRLPLVESSSADLRCVFLNLLRNARDAMPHGGTVRVRGRRLSGQAVITVEDEGTGIPEENLRSIFQPFFTTKGRHGTGLGLSMAHDVVSRARGTLVAANRPEGGAIFTLTFPLLPGKLSPRVPPTEYRSS
- a CDS encoding LuxR C-terminal-related transcriptional regulator, translating into MTTDISNERIRVALLEDQQVFRESLVLVLENAGMDVVARCSQTPPFLARVREHMPHVAVLDLRLVPPDQDGTETGLTVLQCLHDFYPSVKALVLSSHHEQDVVEQCLHAGAAGYLWKHNVGCADVVEAVTRVARGERLMPTGLSWGPSVPGFLPQEEVPLGGVELGLLTPREREVLGYVAAGADNLKIAACLSITERTVKAHITSIYKKLGSENRTQLAVLACQLGVHRPAGV
- a CDS encoding methyltransferase produces the protein MTESPRALLHLLYNGAKAVDVVEASLQLGLLDSLEGPAPITLAELSARHSLVPGRLYKLLDCLESLGLVKREQDTDALASARYSAVPGLREAAQAVLGPQSRERDREKFAWRKLHGRLPEVLRGQHSISPDDFDWPLRTPEQLEGFETSMAVGLPPILESLRQHARHLWRDGMRVLDVGGGDGSLAAHLTREHPTARVDVYNLPATQPLVERTRERFDLGPARLGFVPGDFLREPLPGGYDVLMFVRVLHDWSAQTAQHLLKSAWAALPSGGRVIICEEFRTGERLAAQFFWTYFLIGVDSCVSRLREVELYQRMLQEAGFEQTRVLGGGPFELVTAVKP
- a CDS encoding tryptophan 2,3-dioxygenase family protein, giving the protein MDTPLFNPLLKKWVGRGELDYEVYLKTPQLLSLQSGETERVAHDELMFQVVHQAQELWLKLASRETVELVAELDRDALWAASARLERVVRIVRGLSSELGVLETMTPDTYQVIRRSLGNGSGQESPGYNMFRKAAEGLALAFERLLARRGQTVLGIYRGGPDDLKRLCEQLLDVDEAFQGWLHAHFQLVRRTIGVDRSVKALDGLPTQVLAGRMTLPLFRSLWDARVELTASWRREGGHAPGASREGCMEGAMSAYAPPMVSGACPMHAGLSSAPRGDS